DNA sequence from the Brachybacterium sp. P6-10-X1 genome:
GCTGACATGCATGTTCATCGTGTACCTGTACGCGCGCAAGCGTCCTGAGCTGAGGGTCAGCGAGCACATGACCTGGGGTCAGCGGGGGAAGGTCATCCTCGATGCGGTGCCCTCGCTCCTGCTGATCGTCATCGTCATCGGCGGGATCCTCGCCGGCGTCTTCACGCCGACCGAGGCCTCGTGCATTGCCGTGCTGTACGCCCTGATCCTGTCGTTCGTCTACCGGGCGATCAAGCTGTCGGACCTCAAGCCGATCTTCCTCGATGCCGCACGCACGACCTCCGTCGTGCTGTACCTCATCGCCGTCTCCAGCGTCATGAGCTGGGTCATGTCCTACGCCCGTATCCCGGCGCTGGTCGCCGACGGTCTGTTCGCGATCAGCGAGAACCCGTACGTGCTCCTCGCGCTGATCATCGCGGGACTGCTGGTGGTCGGTGCGTTCATGGATGCGACGCCTGCCGTGCTGATCTTCGCCCCCATCCTCCTGCCCATCGTGACGTCGTTCGGCATGGATCCCCTCCACTTCGGGGTCTTCATGGTCATGGCGCTGTCGATCGGCACCATCACCCCGCCCGTGGGGCCCGTCCTATTCGTCGGGGTCCGCGTCGCGAACCGCCGGATCGAGGACGTCATTCGTCACCTGATCCCGTTCTTCCTCGCTCTCGTGCTCCTTCTCGCGATCGTGGCCTACACCCCCTTCCTCTCCACCTGGCTGCCCGGCCTGCTGGGCCTCTGAAAGGACTGACATCATGGACAAGATCGAACAGCGCTACGCCACGCACCCCGGGGACATCCCGCGGATGGACACGGGGGAGATCCGCGACCGCTATCTGGTCGACGACCTCTTCGCCCCCGGCCAGATCCGGGCCGTCTACACCCACCATGACCGCATGGTGCTGGTCGGGATCGCCCCCACCGATCGACCGCTGTCGCTCGAGGGCTTCCCCGAGATCCGCTCCGAGCAGTTCTTCGCCCATCGTGAGGCGGGCGTCGTCAACGTCGGCGGGGATGGCATCGTCGACGTCGACGGCGAGGTCCACCCCCTGGCCCATGGCGCATGCCTGTACATCGGTCGGGGAGCAGCGTCCGTGACCTTCTCCTCGGAGGAGGGGGCCGAGGCGCGCTTCTACGTCGTCTCGGCACCGGCCCACACCGCGTACCCGACGACCTCCGTCGCGCCCGGCCAGGGCACGGTGCGGGAACTCGGCGACCCGCTCACCTCGAACCGTCGGACGCTGAACCAGTACATCCACGAGAACGGGGTCCAGTCCTGCCAGGTGGTCATGGGCGTCACCACCCTGCATCCCGGCTCCATGTGGAACACGATGCCCGCGCACACCCACGACCGGCGCACGGAGTGCTATCTGTACTTCGATCTGCCGGAGGACGCGCGGGTCATCCACCTCCTCGGGCGCCCGGACGAGACCCGTCACATGACCGTCGCTGATCAGGAAGCGGTCATCTCGCCCAGCTGGTCTGTGCACTCGGGGGTGGGCACGTCCGCCTACTCCTTCGTGTGGGCCATGGCCGGTGAGAACAAGTCGTTCGACGACATGGACACGTTCCCCGTCTCCGACATGCGGTGAGCACCCGTCGTCTCCGCGCCGACCGCATGATCGTGCGCGGGATTCGCCGCTTGGCCCCCAGCTCTTCCCCCGGACAGATCTACGAAAGGCTCCAGACCATGACCGATCACACGGTAGTCATCACCGAGTGCGACCACGACGGCTTCGATCCCGAATCCGCTGAGGCGGCCAAGAACGACCTGACTCTGCGCATCGAGCAGTCGACGCCGGAGGACCTCGTCGCCAACATCCAGGACGCCGACGGCATCCTGGTCCAGTATTCGCAGATCACGGCCGACGTCATGGACCAGGCCCCGCGGTTGCGGGCCATCGGCCGGTACGGCGTGGGGGTCGACACCGTCGACATCGACGCGGCGACCGACCGGGGCATCGCGGTCACCAACGTCCCCGACTACGGCACGGAGGCGGTCTCCGATCATGCGATCGGCCTCGCGGTCTCCCTCGCGCGGGGCATCCCCCTGCTGGACCGCAGCATCCGCGCCGGCCAGTACGATGTGTCGCTCGCGAAGCCCCTGTTCCAGATGACGGACCGCACCTTCGGCGTCCTCGGTCTCGGGCGCATCGGCACCGCCACCGCGCGGAAGGCCGCAGGGCTGGGTTACCGCGTGATCGGCCACGACTTCGGCATCGAGTCCGGGACACGGCACCACGGCGTCGAGGTCGTCAGCTTCGAGGAGCTGATCGAGCAGTCCCAGGTCCTCTCGGTGCACGTCCCGCTGACCGAGCACACCCGCGGCATGATCGGCCGGGACCAGCTCGCTGCCATGCGATCGGACGCTCTGCTCGTCAACACCGCGCGGGGCGGCATCATCGACACCGACGCTCTCGTCGAGGCTCTGCGCGCGGGCGGCATCGGCGGCGCGGGCATCGATTGCCATGAACAGGAGCCCCTGCCCGCGACCCATCCCATCGCTGCGCTAGACAACGTGGTGCTGACGCCCCATGCCGCCTGGTACACCGAGCAGTCCTACGTCGAGTTGAAGCGGCGCACACTGGAAGGTGTCGCGGACGTCCTCGCCGGCCGGAGTCCGCGGAACCTCCTGAATCCCGCAGCGCTCGATCATCCCCGCGTCATCGGGTGAGAGGCCCGCGATCGGGGGCGCAGGCAGGGTCACCGCCGCTCAGGACAAGCTCAGAGCCCCCGAAGGCCCCGTATAATCCATGCATCATTCGGAACTGAGGTTCCGCACGACGGAACGTCACGGGGCGGTGGTGCTGTTGGTGCCGCTCGACGTCGGGGCGGTCCATCCCATCCACCACGCCGGAGGATCCTGTCATGAGCATCGAACACATCGACGTCACCGTCACCAGCCCCGGCCGGAACTTCGTCACCGCCGTCGTGACCACGTCCGACGGGATCGTGGGCCTCGGCGACGGCACGCTGAACGGCCGGGAGCTCGCGGTCGTCTCCTACCTGCGCGACCACGTCGCCCCCACCCTCATCGGTCGCGACGAGTCGCAGATCGAGTCCACCTGGCAGTACCTCTACCGCAGCCC
Encoded proteins:
- a CDS encoding TRAP transporter large permease, yielding MDISTLIGLILLVGIFLLLAIGLPIAVAVAIPSAVAAVVAIGFDNAMLTSAQQMFRGVDSFALLAIPFFVLAGVIMNNGGIALRLINAAKVLVGWAPGSLMQTNVAANALFGSVSGSAVASVAAVGSTMAPLQAKEGYDRNFSAATNIASAPSGMIIPPSNLMIVYSLVSATSIAGLFVGGYIPGILWALTCMFIVYLYARKRPELRVSEHMTWGQRGKVILDAVPSLLLIVIVIGGILAGVFTPTEASCIAVLYALILSFVYRAIKLSDLKPIFLDAARTTSVVLYLIAVSSVMSWVMSYARIPALVADGLFAISENPYVLLALIIAGLLVVGAFMDATPAVLIFAPILLPIVTSFGMDPLHFGVFMVMALSIGTITPPVGPVLFVGVRVANRRIEDVIRHLIPFFLALVLLLAIVAYTPFLSTWLPGLLGL
- the kduI gene encoding 5-dehydro-4-deoxy-D-glucuronate isomerase, yielding MDKIEQRYATHPGDIPRMDTGEIRDRYLVDDLFAPGQIRAVYTHHDRMVLVGIAPTDRPLSLEGFPEIRSEQFFAHREAGVVNVGGDGIVDVDGEVHPLAHGACLYIGRGAASVTFSSEEGAEARFYVVSAPAHTAYPTTSVAPGQGTVRELGDPLTSNRRTLNQYIHENGVQSCQVVMGVTTLHPGSMWNTMPAHTHDRRTECYLYFDLPEDARVIHLLGRPDETRHMTVADQEAVISPSWSVHSGVGTSAYSFVWAMAGENKSFDDMDTFPVSDMR
- a CDS encoding C-terminal binding protein, with translation MTDHTVVITECDHDGFDPESAEAAKNDLTLRIEQSTPEDLVANIQDADGILVQYSQITADVMDQAPRLRAIGRYGVGVDTVDIDAATDRGIAVTNVPDYGTEAVSDHAIGLAVSLARGIPLLDRSIRAGQYDVSLAKPLFQMTDRTFGVLGLGRIGTATARKAAGLGYRVIGHDFGIESGTRHHGVEVVSFEELIEQSQVLSVHVPLTEHTRGMIGRDQLAAMRSDALLVNTARGGIIDTDALVEALRAGGIGGAGIDCHEQEPLPATHPIAALDNVVLTPHAAWYTEQSYVELKRRTLEGVADVLAGRSPRNLLNPAALDHPRVIG